In Desulfuromonas sp. KJ2020, a single window of DNA contains:
- a CDS encoding CBS domain-containing protein — MEVITTHVNADFDCLGSMIAARRLYPEAHLIFAGAQERNLREFLQEDGVVDPALFKRVKDIDLDQVTRLILVDVRQSDRIGPFGEVARREKVELHIYDHHPAGNADLKGVVEHIESVGSTVTVLTGIFQQRGIVPTAEEATMMMLGLYEDTGSLLFSSTTTDDYLAAAFLLSHGANLNTVADFLTQELTADQVALLHDLIESRTILHIAGVEVVVAQASADHFVGDLAVLAHKLMDMEGTQSLIVVARLGGRVFMVGRSRAPEVDMGQIFSRFGGGGHSFAASATVRDLTLLEIVDRLPAVLQQHVQPRWEARHLMSSPVKTIAKDASMRETRAIFTRYNINALPVVDDHRVVGLITRQLADRAVHHGLAEQPVSDYMTGDFFEVDPHTPIAVLQEQLMERNQRFVPVVEEGRLVGAITRTDLLRHMISGARALRTGTEAIDTLVGGGGLKKRRVERMLADQLPPRIQDLLRRFGRIADEQGVSIFAVGGFVRDLLLQQENLDIDIVVEGDGIAFAEACAIDQGCRIRSHKKFGTAVLIFPDGFKLDVASARMEYYTSPGALPQVEHAGIKLDLYRRDFTINTLAIALNEAHYGELIDFFGAQKDLKEKAVRVLHSLSFVEDPTRIFRAIRFEQRLGFHLGVHTQQLLQSAVRMGFLAKAGGRRLYNELVIILKEAAPLPALLRMGEFGLLQRLQTGLEVNPAIRQLFERAPRILNWYELLYTGETCEAWQVYFLCLLSELDHAAVRGFCERLDIPPKPRQVFMEERREGHRVLQLLERRHSRKSSPGPVDLHRWLEPLSTEILLFLMARASCEEVRRWISLFVTQLREISPLLNGHDLRRLGIPPGPEYKTILAALLKARLAGRVVTREDELAMVRKRFLLQDVDGNE, encoded by the coding sequence ATGGAGGTTATCACCACCCACGTCAATGCCGATTTCGACTGTCTAGGCAGCATGATCGCCGCCAGGCGTCTCTACCCGGAGGCCCATCTGATCTTTGCCGGGGCCCAGGAGCGGAATCTGCGTGAATTTCTGCAGGAAGACGGGGTGGTGGACCCGGCCCTGTTCAAGCGCGTAAAGGATATCGATCTGGACCAGGTCACCCGGCTTATCCTGGTGGACGTGCGTCAGTCCGACCGCATCGGCCCTTTCGGCGAAGTGGCCCGCCGGGAGAAGGTGGAACTCCATATCTACGATCACCATCCGGCTGGCAACGCCGATCTCAAGGGCGTGGTGGAGCACATCGAGTCGGTTGGCTCCACCGTGACGGTTCTGACCGGTATTTTTCAGCAGCGGGGTATCGTGCCAACGGCTGAGGAGGCGACCATGATGATGCTCGGCCTCTACGAAGATACCGGCAGCCTGCTCTTCAGTTCCACCACCACGGACGATTACCTGGCCGCCGCTTTTCTCCTCTCCCATGGCGCCAACCTTAACACGGTCGCCGATTTTCTCACCCAGGAACTGACCGCCGACCAGGTGGCGCTGTTGCATGATCTGATTGAGTCCCGCACGATTCTCCACATCGCCGGTGTCGAAGTGGTTGTCGCCCAGGCCTCGGCGGATCACTTTGTCGGCGATCTCGCCGTGTTGGCCCATAAGCTTATGGACATGGAAGGGACGCAGTCGCTTATCGTGGTCGCGCGTCTGGGCGGCCGGGTCTTCATGGTCGGACGCTCCCGGGCACCTGAAGTCGACATGGGACAAATTTTCTCCCGCTTTGGTGGCGGCGGCCACTCTTTTGCCGCTTCGGCGACCGTACGCGACCTGACTCTTCTGGAAATCGTCGATCGTCTGCCCGCCGTGTTGCAGCAGCATGTTCAGCCTCGCTGGGAGGCGCGCCACCTGATGTCCTCGCCCGTCAAAACCATCGCCAAAGACGCCAGTATGCGCGAGACACGGGCCATTTTCACCCGCTATAACATCAATGCTCTTCCCGTGGTGGACGATCACCGGGTGGTCGGTCTGATCACCCGCCAACTGGCGGACCGGGCCGTTCACCATGGCCTGGCTGAACAGCCGGTCAGTGACTATATGACCGGAGATTTCTTTGAGGTCGATCCTCACACCCCCATCGCCGTACTGCAGGAACAGTTGATGGAGCGCAATCAGCGCTTTGTCCCGGTGGTGGAGGAAGGCCGTCTGGTCGGCGCCATCACCCGTACCGATCTTCTGCGCCACATGATTTCCGGCGCCCGCGCCTTGCGCACCGGCACCGAGGCGATCGACACCCTCGTTGGCGGCGGTGGCCTCAAAAAACGGCGGGTGGAGCGCATGCTGGCCGATCAGTTGCCCCCACGCATTCAAGACCTTCTGCGCCGGTTCGGGCGCATCGCCGATGAACAGGGGGTCAGTATTTTCGCTGTCGGCGGCTTCGTGCGCGACCTGCTCCTGCAGCAGGAAAATCTCGATATTGATATCGTCGTCGAGGGCGATGGCATCGCCTTTGCTGAAGCCTGCGCCATTGACCAGGGCTGCCGCATCCGTTCTCACAAGAAGTTCGGCACGGCGGTGTTGATTTTCCCCGACGGCTTCAAGCTGGATGTCGCGTCGGCCCGCATGGAATATTACACCTCTCCCGGCGCCCTGCCTCAGGTCGAGCACGCCGGCATCAAGCTTGACCTTTATCGACGCGACTTCACCATCAACACCCTGGCGATCGCGCTGAATGAGGCCCATTACGGCGAACTTATCGATTTCTTCGGCGCCCAGAAAGATCTCAAGGAAAAGGCCGTGCGTGTCCTGCACAGTCTGAGCTTTGTCGAGGACCCGACGCGGATTTTCCGTGCTATCCGTTTTGAGCAGCGCCTCGGTTTTCATCTCGGTGTTCACACCCAGCAGCTGCTCCAGAGTGCCGTGCGCATGGGGTTTCTGGCCAAAGCGGGGGGGCGTCGCCTCTACAACGAATTGGTCATTATTCTCAAAGAGGCGGCGCCGTTGCCGGCTTTGCTGCGCATGGGAGAGTTCGGCCTGCTCCAGCGCCTGCAGACCGGGCTCGAGGTGAACCCTGCCATTCGCCAGCTTTTCGAGAGAGCTCCCCGCATTCTGAACTGGTACGAACTGCTCTATACTGGGGAGACCTGCGAGGCCTGGCAGGTTTATTTCCTCTGCCTGCTTTCCGAGCTTGATCATGCGGCCGTACGCGGTTTCTGTGAACGTCTGGATATCCCACCCAAGCCGCGGCAGGTGTTTATGGAGGAGCGTCGGGAAGGTCATCGTGTCCTGCAACTGCTGGAACGCCGCCACAGCCGCAAATCAAGCCCAGGACCCGTTGACTTGCACCGCTGGCTCGAACCCCTCTCCACCGAAATCCTGCTCTTTCTTATGGCCCGCGCTTCCTGCGAAGAAGTGCGTCGCTGGATCTCCCTTTTCGTCACCCAGCTGCGCGAGATCTCGCCGCTGCTCAACGGACATGACCTGCGCCGTCTCGGTATTCCGCCCGGCCCCGAGTACAAAACGATCCTCGCGGCGCTGCTCAAGGCCCGTCTTGCCGGGCGCGTGGTTACCCGCGAGGATGAACTGGCCATGGTGCGCAAGCGTTTTCTGTTACAGGATGTCGACGGCAACGAATAA
- the rimI gene encoding ribosomal protein S18-alanine N-acetyltransferase has protein sequence MDHVSIRPMTPQDLEEVLHIEGLCQARPWSVASFLAELDNPHSRIELLFMEDRLAGFLCSSLVCGEMTILNVATHPSFRRRGVAARLLTHGLEQARQVGLEKVFLEVRINNVGAIALYRRFGFREISRRPGYYADGEDALVMQRDEI, from the coding sequence TTGGACCACGTTTCTATCCGGCCCATGACGCCCCAAGATCTGGAAGAGGTTCTGCATATCGAAGGCTTGTGTCAGGCTCGCCCTTGGTCAGTTGCCTCTTTTTTGGCTGAACTAGACAACCCGCACAGCCGCATCGAGCTCCTCTTTATGGAGGATCGTCTGGCGGGTTTTCTCTGCTCCAGTCTCGTGTGCGGCGAGATGACCATCCTCAATGTGGCGACCCACCCCTCGTTTCGCCGCCGGGGAGTCGCGGCCAGACTGCTCACGCATGGGCTCGAACAGGCCAGGCAAGTCGGTCTGGAAAAGGTTTTTCTGGAGGTACGGATTAACAATGTCGGGGCCATCGCCCTTTATCGGCGTTTCGGCTTTCGGGAGATTTCCCGTCGCCCCGGCTATTATGCCGATGGCGAGGACGCCCTGGTGATGCAGCGTGATGAAATATAG
- a CDS encoding site-2 protease family protein: protein MEQILVKISIMLVPALLAVTMHELSHGFFAEKFGDPTARLLGRLTLNPLKHLDPIGTLALLFFGFGWARPVPVNFNNLRNPKQNMIWVALAGPLSNFALALLSALLLRGLAVVAELKVLEGTLLQAAFEPIVLMVSFSLLINVILAVFNLIPVPPLDGGRVLTGILPKKQADMLARLEPFGFVIIIFVVFFTDVWRVFLYPLIWFVVDKLAGPQVGVVEYVMRFLFGN, encoded by the coding sequence ATGGAACAAATACTGGTCAAAATTTCGATCATGCTGGTCCCCGCCTTGCTGGCGGTTACCATGCATGAGTTGTCCCACGGCTTTTTTGCCGAAAAGTTCGGTGATCCCACCGCCCGCCTTTTGGGCCGGCTGACTCTCAACCCTCTCAAGCATCTCGACCCTATTGGTACCCTGGCCCTGCTGTTTTTCGGTTTCGGTTGGGCGCGTCCCGTCCCCGTTAATTTCAACAACCTCAGAAATCCCAAGCAGAATATGATCTGGGTGGCGCTGGCCGGTCCTCTGAGCAATTTTGCCCTGGCGTTGCTTTCGGCGCTGCTCCTGCGTGGCCTCGCTGTGGTCGCCGAGCTGAAAGTTCTGGAAGGAACCCTGCTGCAGGCGGCCTTCGAACCCATCGTGCTCATGGTGTCCTTCAGCCTGCTGATCAATGTCATTCTGGCCGTTTTCAACCTGATTCCCGTGCCTCCGCTGGATGGCGGCCGCGTCTTGACGGGCATCCTTCCCAAGAAACAGGCCGATATGCTGGCCCGACTGGAGCCTTTCGGGTTTGTTATCATCATCTTCGTGGTGTTCTTCACCGATGTCTGGCGCGTTTTTCTGTATCCCCTCATCTGGTTCGTGGTCGACAAGCTGGCCGGGCCCCAGGTGGGTGTGGTGGAATACGTCATGCGTTTCCTGTTCGGAAACTGA
- a CDS encoding bifunctional (p)ppGpp synthetase/guanosine-3',5'-bis(diphosphate) 3'-pyrophosphohydrolase, which yields MIQPAEILKKVQAYHPGADLDLLRRGCEFSTRIHQGVKRPSGEPSLAHVLEVAHILAQLRMDVATVLTGLLHDTLENSLVSLETLREEFGEEVATLVDGVTKIGKMTFRTNEERQAENFRKMLLAMARDIRVILVKLADRLANMRTLDLQPEPRRRLIAQETKDIYVPLANRLGISWIKSELEDLSLRYLEPKTYRELAAGIDKRIKERVKYVNDVKGIIHRKLQENGIVGEVSGRSKHLASVYNKMLRQGTDLDQIYDLIAFRIIVPSVRDCYAVLGIIHSTWKPIPGRFKDYIAMPKANLYQSLHTTVMGPFGERMEVQIRTEEMHRIAEEGIAAHWKYKEGGSTPAAAREDRKFAWLRQLLEWQQELDDSREFMSTVKIDLFPEEVYVFTPDGDVKELPRGSTPVDFAYSVHTDVGHHCVGSRVNGKLVPLKTPLHNGDIVEVITSQNQTPSKDWLAFVRTSKARNKIRQWVKTEQREKSIELGRDLLEKELRKYGFSLKKMAVSPEMAHAVEELGFKRVDDLLAALGYGKVSLGQVIGRVVPQEKLREERPAPGRFEKVLEKIRRKPSSALKIDGIEDILVRFAKCCNPLPGDPVIGFITRGRGVTVHAEDCPHAMEGDPERRVVLEWDRKKKTTRPVKIRAYCQDQKGILAGISGAISNCEANIITASVHSTPDHKGVNTFEVDVQDLDHLNRVMAAIRKVKGVYKVERIRN from the coding sequence ATGATCCAGCCAGCAGAAATCCTCAAAAAAGTACAAGCCTATCATCCCGGTGCCGATCTCGACCTGTTGCGCCGTGGCTGCGAATTCAGCACCCGCATTCATCAGGGGGTTAAGCGCCCGTCCGGAGAGCCCTCCCTGGCCCACGTCCTGGAGGTCGCGCATATTCTGGCCCAACTGCGCATGGACGTGGCGACGGTGCTGACCGGCTTGCTGCATGACACCCTCGAAAATTCCCTTGTCTCCCTGGAGACGCTGCGGGAAGAGTTTGGTGAGGAAGTGGCCACGCTGGTGGATGGTGTCACCAAAATCGGCAAAATGACCTTCCGGACCAACGAGGAGCGGCAGGCGGAGAATTTTCGCAAGATGCTGCTGGCCATGGCGCGGGATATCCGGGTCATCCTTGTTAAACTGGCTGACCGGCTGGCCAATATGCGGACGCTCGATCTCCAGCCGGAGCCAAGGCGCCGGTTGATCGCCCAGGAAACGAAGGATATCTATGTGCCTCTGGCGAATCGCCTGGGGATCAGCTGGATCAAAAGCGAGCTGGAAGATCTGTCCCTGCGCTATCTGGAGCCCAAGACCTATCGGGAGCTGGCCGCCGGCATTGACAAGCGGATCAAGGAACGGGTCAAGTATGTCAATGACGTCAAGGGCATTATCCATAGGAAACTGCAGGAGAATGGCATTGTCGGTGAGGTGAGCGGCCGCTCCAAGCATCTGGCCTCGGTGTACAACAAGATGCTGCGGCAGGGCACCGATCTCGATCAGATTTACGATCTCATTGCGTTTCGCATCATCGTGCCGTCGGTGCGGGACTGTTATGCGGTGCTCGGCATCATCCACTCGACCTGGAAGCCCATTCCCGGGCGATTCAAAGACTATATCGCCATGCCCAAGGCAAACCTCTACCAGTCGTTGCATACGACGGTCATGGGGCCTTTCGGGGAGCGCATGGAAGTGCAGATCCGCACCGAAGAGATGCACCGTATCGCCGAGGAAGGGATCGCTGCCCACTGGAAATATAAAGAAGGCGGCAGTACGCCGGCCGCCGCCCGCGAAGACCGAAAATTCGCTTGGCTGCGCCAGTTACTGGAATGGCAGCAGGAACTGGACGACAGCCGCGAATTCATGTCGACGGTCAAGATCGATCTTTTCCCCGAAGAAGTGTATGTCTTCACCCCCGACGGCGACGTCAAAGAACTCCCCCGTGGCTCTACCCCCGTCGATTTCGCCTATAGTGTACACACCGATGTCGGGCACCATTGTGTGGGCTCGCGCGTCAATGGCAAACTGGTCCCGCTGAAGACACCGCTCCACAACGGGGACATCGTCGAGGTCATCACCTCGCAGAATCAGACGCCGAGCAAGGACTGGCTGGCCTTTGTGCGCACCTCCAAGGCGCGCAACAAGATCCGGCAATGGGTCAAAACCGAACAGCGCGAGAAGAGTATTGAGCTCGGCCGCGATCTGCTCGAAAAAGAGCTGCGCAAGTATGGTTTTTCACTGAAGAAGATGGCCGTTTCGCCGGAAATGGCCCATGCCGTTGAGGAGCTGGGCTTCAAGCGGGTAGACGACCTGCTGGCCGCCCTCGGTTATGGTAAGGTTTCCCTCGGGCAGGTGATCGGCCGTGTCGTGCCCCAGGAAAAACTGCGGGAAGAACGTCCCGCCCCGGGGCGTTTCGAGAAAGTCCTGGAAAAAATCCGACGAAAGCCGTCGAGCGCCCTGAAGATCGACGGCATCGAGGATATCCTGGTGCGGTTTGCCAAGTGCTGTAATCCCCTGCCCGGTGACCCCGTCATCGGTTTCATCACCCGCGGCCGGGGCGTGACCGTGCACGCGGAAGACTGCCCCCATGCCATGGAAGGGGATCCGGAAAGGCGCGTCGTGCTGGAGTGGGATCGCAAGAAGAAGACCACCCGTCCCGTCAAGATCCGCGCCTACTGCCAGGACCAGAAGGGGATTCTCGCCGGTATCTCCGGCGCCATCAGCAATTGCGAGGCGAACATTATCACCGCCAGTGTTCATTCGACCCCGGATCACAAGGGGGTCAACACCTTTGAGGTCGACGTGCAGGATCTCGATCATTTGAATCGGGTGATGGCGGCGATTCGCAAGGTCAAGGGCGTCTACAAGGTCGAGCGCATACGAAATTAA
- the rpmB gene encoding 50S ribosomal protein L28, protein MSKVCEICGKGRTTGNNVSHAHNKTRKVWLPNLQKVKTISNGTVRSVKVCTRCIRSGAVTKPV, encoded by the coding sequence ATGTCTAAGGTCTGTGAAATTTGCGGCAAGGGTCGTACTACTGGCAACAATGTCAGCCATGCACATAACAAAACGCGCAAAGTCTGGCTTCCCAATCTGCAGAAGGTTAAAACCATCAGCAATGGCACCGTTCGTTCCGTCAAGGTATGCACCCGCTGCATCCGTTCCGGAGCAGTAACCAAACCTGTCTGA
- a CDS encoding RidA family protein: MMMKKIETDSAPAAIGPYSQGVAAGDFVFFSGQIPLEPVSGELVPGGIGKQMRQVMANMGAVLAAAGLDFFHVVKTTIYLTDLGDFAVVNGIYGEFFSGTYPARATVQVAALPKGAAIEIEWVAFRG; encoded by the coding sequence ATGATGATGAAAAAGATTGAGACGGACAGCGCTCCGGCGGCGATCGGACCCTATTCCCAGGGGGTGGCGGCGGGTGATTTTGTCTTTTTCTCCGGCCAGATTCCGCTGGAGCCCGTGAGCGGAGAACTGGTTCCCGGCGGCATTGGCAAGCAGATGCGTCAGGTCATGGCCAATATGGGTGCGGTGCTGGCGGCGGCCGGTCTCGATTTTTTCCACGTCGTCAAGACCACGATTTATCTGACGGATCTGGGGGATTTCGCCGTGGTCAACGGGATCTATGGGGAATTCTTCTCAGGGACCTATCCGGCCCGCGCCACCGTGCAGGTGGCAGCCCTGCCCAAGGGGGCAGCCATCGAGATCGAGTGGGTGGCTTTCCGAGGCTAA
- a CDS encoding dihydroorotate dehydrogenase: MKNKRPSLAVEIAGIKLKNPVMPASGTFGYGEEYAPFIDLERLGAIVTKGLSLAPKAGNPTPRIAETISGMLNAIGLQNVGVDAFIQHKLPFLREINTPVIVNFFGNTLDEYGEVARRLSDIPEVAGVELNISCPNVKQGGIVFGTDPKAASEVVGLVRKHLKKPLIVKLTPNVTDISVTARAAEEAGADAICCINTLTGMAVDVKTRRPRLANKTGGLSGPAIRPVAVRMVHQVVQAVKVPVIGVGGIMRPMDALEFLIVGAKAVQVGTANFVDPAVMMTIIDGIEAFCVEEGITDIHQLIGSLQL; encoded by the coding sequence ATGAAGAACAAGCGCCCCAGCCTGGCGGTGGAGATCGCCGGCATCAAGCTAAAGAACCCGGTCATGCCGGCTTCGGGGACCTTCGGGTACGGTGAAGAATATGCGCCCTTTATTGACCTGGAGCGCCTCGGGGCCATTGTGACCAAAGGGCTGTCGCTGGCGCCCAAGGCAGGCAACCCCACGCCCCGCATCGCAGAGACCATCAGCGGCATGCTCAATGCCATCGGCCTGCAGAACGTCGGCGTGGACGCCTTCATTCAGCATAAGCTCCCCTTTCTGCGGGAGATCAATACGCCGGTCATCGTCAACTTCTTCGGCAACACCCTGGACGAATACGGCGAGGTGGCCCGGCGGCTTTCCGATATTCCCGAGGTGGCCGGGGTGGAGCTGAACATCTCCTGCCCCAACGTCAAGCAGGGCGGCATCGTCTTTGGTACCGACCCCAAGGCGGCCTCCGAGGTGGTCGGCCTGGTGCGAAAGCACCTGAAAAAGCCCCTGATCGTCAAACTGACTCCCAATGTCACTGACATTTCGGTCACGGCCCGGGCCGCGGAAGAGGCAGGGGCCGACGCTATCTGCTGCATCAACACCCTCACCGGCATGGCCGTGGACGTCAAGACCCGGCGGCCGCGCCTGGCCAACAAGACGGGTGGGCTTTCGGGGCCGGCCATCCGGCCGGTGGCGGTGCGGATGGTCCATCAGGTGGTGCAGGCCGTCAAAGTGCCCGTCATCGGTGTCGGCGGTATCATGCGTCCTATGGATGCCCTGGAATTTCTGATCGTCGGGGCTAAAGCCGTGCAGGTGGGAACCGCCAACTTTGTCGATCCAGCTGTTATGATGACCATTATTGACGGCATCGAGGCTTTCTGTGTGGAAGAGGGTATTACGGATATCCATCAGCTGATAGGCAGCTTGCAGCTCTAA
- the purM gene encoding phosphoribosylformylglycinamidine cyclo-ligase, which yields MSQKDKITYRDAGVDIDAGNRFVQMIKPLVKATTRPEVKTDIGGFGGLFSLHADKYKRPTLVSSTDGVGTKLKLAFMMDKHDTVGIDLVAMCVNDIIVQGAEPLFFLDYLATGKLSPEKAVEIVKGISEGCVQAGCALIGGETAEMPGMYSEGEYDLAGFTVGVVDDDKIIDGSTITVGDAIIGIASSGLHSNGYSLARKVFFDKMGLSVDSRLDELQTSLGEALLTPTRIYVKAILNLIRDFQIKGMAHITGGGVLENIPRVLPKNCQAILQKDSWPKPPIFEVLRQGGNIDETEMYRTFNYGIGMVLIVPAVEAEDILGRLGGLQEKAYLIGEITKCSDCNEQVKLT from the coding sequence TTGAGCCAGAAAGACAAAATTACCTACAGGGACGCCGGCGTAGACATCGATGCCGGTAATCGTTTTGTACAGATGATCAAACCCCTCGTCAAAGCCACGACACGCCCCGAGGTCAAAACGGATATCGGTGGTTTTGGCGGTCTTTTCTCTCTTCATGCCGACAAATACAAGAGGCCGACGCTGGTCTCCTCGACCGATGGCGTGGGAACCAAGCTCAAACTGGCCTTCATGATGGACAAACACGACACGGTGGGCATCGACCTCGTGGCCATGTGCGTCAACGACATCATCGTCCAGGGGGCCGAACCCCTCTTTTTCCTCGACTACCTGGCCACGGGCAAGCTCTCCCCTGAAAAAGCCGTGGAGATCGTCAAGGGCATTTCCGAGGGCTGCGTGCAGGCGGGTTGTGCTCTTATCGGCGGCGAAACGGCCGAAATGCCCGGCATGTACAGTGAGGGAGAATACGACCTGGCCGGTTTTACGGTCGGCGTGGTCGATGACGACAAAATCATCGACGGCTCCACCATCACCGTCGGCGACGCCATCATCGGCATTGCTTCAAGCGGCCTGCATTCCAACGGTTATTCCCTGGCCCGCAAAGTATTCTTTGACAAAATGGGTCTGTCGGTCGACAGTCGCCTGGATGAACTGCAGACCTCTCTGGGAGAGGCCCTCCTCACCCCTACGCGCATCTACGTCAAGGCGATTCTCAATCTGATACGCGACTTCCAGATCAAGGGCATGGCCCACATCACCGGGGGCGGCGTCCTCGAAAACATCCCACGCGTTTTACCAAAAAACTGCCAGGCGATTCTTCAAAAAGACAGCTGGCCCAAGCCTCCCATCTTTGAAGTATTGCGCCAGGGCGGCAACATTGACGAAACCGAGATGTACCGGACCTTCAACTACGGTATCGGCATGGTCCTTATCGTACCGGCAGTCGAAGCCGAGGATATTCTGGGCCGTCTCGGCGGGCTGCAGGAAAAAGCCTACCTGATCGGCGAAATTACCAAATGCTCCGACTGCAACGAACAGGTGAAACTGACCTGA
- the purN gene encoding phosphoribosylglycinamide formyltransferase, producing the protein MAQKVRIGALASGGGTNLQAIIDRCLDHSIDAEIVLVISNNPEAGALERARQAGLPCRCINHRDYESRESYDQALVDALQEAHVDLVVLAGFMRLITPVLLDAFPVRIMNIHPALLPAFPGLHVQRKAIEYGARFSGCTVHFVDNGVDTGPIIIQAVVPVLDDDTEATLAARILKQEHRIYPQAIQLFAQGRLHIEGRRVRILPPLTPPDSALTNPSVEVPGT; encoded by the coding sequence GTGGCACAGAAAGTACGCATAGGCGCTCTCGCTTCAGGCGGAGGGACGAACCTGCAGGCCATCATCGACCGTTGCCTTGATCATTCCATTGACGCTGAAATCGTCCTGGTCATCAGCAATAACCCTGAGGCTGGCGCTCTGGAAAGGGCTCGCCAGGCCGGCCTCCCCTGCCGCTGCATCAATCATCGCGACTACGAGTCCCGCGAAAGCTACGACCAGGCCCTGGTGGATGCCCTGCAGGAAGCGCACGTCGACCTGGTGGTTCTTGCCGGTTTCATGCGCCTGATCACCCCTGTTCTGCTGGACGCCTTTCCCGTTCGCATCATGAATATCCACCCGGCTCTGCTTCCAGCTTTTCCCGGCCTTCACGTGCAACGGAAAGCAATCGAATACGGCGCCCGGTTTTCCGGATGCACCGTCCATTTCGTCGACAATGGCGTCGATACCGGCCCGATCATCATTCAGGCCGTCGTACCCGTTCTGGACGATGATACCGAGGCGACCCTGGCGGCCCGCATTTTGAAGCAGGAACACCGGATCTACCCCCAGGCCATCCAGCTTTTCGCCCAGGGCAGATTGCATATTGAAGGCCGCCGTGTTCGCATCCTGCCGCCCCTCACCCCACCGGACAGTGCCTTGACCAACCCATCCGTCGAGGTTCCCGGGACATAA
- a CDS encoding dihydroorotate dehydrogenase electron transfer subunit, whose translation MKNYKTVVLSNQEISTGYYRMRILAPGFGSKAKPGQFLMFRVQTSLPPLLRRPFGIFRTGFLPADCDGQAPKEFVEILYKVVGRGTDIMSNLQVGSKVEVLGPLGRGFDMGVPGEQKILVGGGIGLVPLYMLARELTRKSSVRLLMGGRTREDILAVTEFERLGVETYVSTDDGSLGEEGLVTQVLLRKLDKYPNASVYACGPMPMIEAVQEICAARGVPLQVSLEALMACGVGACLGCVVKGAGHSEASPRYLCSCKEGPVFRAEQLDWTKLGQEPGYCEGCKI comes from the coding sequence ATGAAGAATTACAAAACCGTAGTGCTATCCAACCAGGAAATATCCACCGGATATTACCGCATGCGCATCCTGGCGCCCGGTTTCGGCAGCAAGGCCAAGCCCGGCCAGTTCCTCATGTTCCGGGTGCAGACGTCCTTGCCGCCCCTGCTGCGGCGTCCTTTCGGCATCTTCCGCACCGGTTTTCTGCCAGCCGACTGCGATGGACAGGCTCCCAAGGAGTTTGTGGAAATTCTCTACAAAGTCGTCGGACGTGGCACGGACATCATGAGCAACCTGCAGGTGGGCAGCAAGGTGGAAGTCCTCGGTCCCTTGGGGCGCGGCTTCGATATGGGGGTTCCCGGGGAACAGAAGATTCTGGTGGGCGGCGGCATCGGTCTCGTACCGCTTTACATGCTGGCCAGGGAGTTGACCCGGAAGAGTTCTGTGCGCCTGCTGATGGGCGGGCGAACACGAGAAGATATCCTGGCCGTGACCGAATTTGAACGCTTGGGGGTCGAGACCTACGTGTCTACCGATGACGGCAGCCTGGGAGAAGAAGGCCTGGTGACCCAGGTGCTTTTGCGCAAACTCGACAAGTATCCCAACGCCTCCGTCTATGCCTGCGGACCGATGCCAATGATCGAAGCGGTGCAAGAGATCTGTGCCGCGCGCGGGGTGCCCCTGCAGGTGTCGCTCGAAGCCCTTATGGCCTGCGGAGTCGGTGCCTGTCTCGGTTGCGTGGTCAAAGGCGCCGGCCACAGCGAGGCCAGCCCGCGCTATCTGTGCTCCTGCAAGGAGGGGCCGGTCTTCCGGGCGGAACAACTGGATTGGACGAAACTGGGGCAGGAGCCCGGCTATTGTGAGGGATGCAAGATATGA